One segment of Asaia bogorensis NBRC 16594 DNA contains the following:
- a CDS encoding class I SAM-dependent methyltransferase — translation MSVLPASARPTDAPDPHNATVIRQFTQWAAPFADLPIHAEAESMAQTMKACAPGPAVKALDVACGPGIVSCALAEAGAEVTGLDLTPAMIAQASARADRLGVKASFQIGNAMALPFEDAQFDLVVTRYSFHHMETPQACLAEMIRVCRPGGRIVVIDATPAPACQSQYDHAEKLRDPSHTTALTLSQIVALGDEAGLLHVETIRYRLESRLNDQVAEEDREALASFFMQEIASGENRSDMMPRQTEGGIVFSFPISIVVWNRPSD, via the coding sequence ATGTCTGTATTACCAGCATCTGCACGCCCGACTGACGCCCCTGACCCGCACAATGCCACCGTCATACGGCAATTCACCCAATGGGCAGCCCCTTTCGCTGACCTGCCCATTCATGCCGAGGCGGAGAGCATGGCCCAGACCATGAAGGCCTGTGCGCCCGGCCCAGCCGTGAAGGCGTTGGATGTGGCCTGTGGTCCCGGCATCGTTAGCTGCGCGCTGGCAGAGGCTGGGGCCGAGGTGACCGGGTTGGATCTGACCCCCGCGATGATCGCACAGGCGAGCGCACGTGCCGATCGGCTGGGCGTCAAAGCCTCTTTCCAGATCGGGAACGCGATGGCGCTGCCTTTTGAGGACGCACAATTCGATCTGGTGGTGACGCGTTACAGCTTCCATCACATGGAAACACCGCAGGCCTGCCTTGCAGAAATGATCCGTGTCTGTCGTCCCGGCGGTCGGATTGTCGTCATCGATGCGACACCCGCTCCAGCCTGCCAGAGCCAATACGATCATGCCGAGAAGCTGCGTGACCCCTCGCACACAACGGCTCTTACGCTCAGTCAGATCGTGGCATTGGGTGATGAGGCGGGCTTGCTCCATGTGGAGACCATCCGATACCGTCTGGAATCCCGCCTGAACGATCAGGTTGCCGAAGAAGATCGCGAGGCTCTCGCGTCCTTTTTCATGCAGGAGATTGCGAGCGGTGAGAACAGATCGGACATGATGCCACGCCAGACAGAAGGCGGCATTGTTTTCAGCTTTCCGATTTCGATTGTCGTCTGGAACCGTCCGAGCGACTGA